The proteins below come from a single Ruegeria sp. SCSIO 43209 genomic window:
- a CDS encoding phosphatidate cytidylyltransferase → MSDGRWSDLTARVLSASVLVTIAAVEVWLGGLWFEIFIGTVCGLMIWELIRMIDPERRGVAIQLAILTGFAVVLSYHLPPLYKLPCLVAPALVGAGQINRARGIYVLFALWIAMSGLGFISIRENLGFGWMVWLILVVVATDVAGYFVGKTLGGPKFWPRVSPKKTWSGTVGGWVAAALVGTVFAHYAGFGIAFIVVSVLASMASQIGDIVESATKRGFGVKDSSNLIPGHGGFLDRFDGMMGASVFVLLAGLFYAPGGM, encoded by the coding sequence ATGAGTGATGGCCGATGGTCTGATCTGACTGCCCGGGTTTTGTCGGCTTCGGTTCTTGTGACTATTGCGGCAGTCGAAGTTTGGCTAGGCGGCCTGTGGTTTGAGATATTTATCGGCACCGTCTGCGGTCTGATGATATGGGAACTGATCCGGATGATCGACCCAGAACGTCGGGGTGTCGCGATTCAGCTGGCGATACTGACCGGGTTCGCCGTGGTCCTAAGCTATCATCTACCACCGCTATACAAGCTTCCATGTTTGGTGGCCCCGGCTTTGGTAGGAGCAGGACAGATCAACCGTGCGCGCGGGATATACGTCCTGTTTGCCCTTTGGATAGCGATGTCGGGGCTGGGATTCATATCGATCCGAGAGAACCTGGGATTTGGATGGATGGTTTGGCTGATCCTTGTGGTCGTGGCCACGGATGTCGCCGGGTATTTTGTGGGCAAAACGCTTGGCGGACCTAAGTTCTGGCCCAGAGTTAGCCCCAAGAAGACATGGTCCGGTACGGTTGGAGGCTGGGTTGCTGCCGCGCTGGTCGGAACAGTTTTTGCGCACTATGCCGGTTTCGGCATTGCTTTTATCGTTGTCTCCGTTCTTGCCTCTATGGCCAGCCAGATCGGTGATATTGTTGAAAGCGCGACAAAACGTGGCTTCGGCGTTAAGGACAGCTCAAACCTTATACCCGGTCATGGCGGGTTTCTGGATCGGTTTGATGGGATGATGGGCGCGTCAGTCTTTGTGTTGCTCGCAGGGCTGTTTTACGCGCCCGGAGGTATGTGA
- a CDS encoding isoprenyl transferase: MPKDPDTSPIAGPRHVAIIMDGNGRWAQSRGRPRLFGHHAGARRVREVVEACPGLGIKYLTVFAFSTENWKRTQVEVAGLMSLFRRYIVKETKTLKDNGIRVRFIGDRVRLDAKLTELMDTLERETQNNDLVHLTVALNYGGRDEVARATRRLARDVADGILRPEDVDEETLPKYLDTRVLPDPDLVIRTSGEARISNFLLWQSAYSEYEFIDTLWPDFTAAELERLCRNYGSRERRFGAVPA, translated from the coding sequence ATGCCAAAGGATCCCGATACCTCTCCGATTGCAGGGCCGCGCCACGTTGCTATCATCATGGACGGCAACGGTCGCTGGGCACAGTCGCGCGGGCGGCCTCGATTGTTTGGCCATCATGCAGGTGCGCGCCGCGTCCGTGAGGTGGTCGAGGCCTGCCCAGGTTTAGGGATCAAGTATCTGACAGTATTTGCGTTTTCGACTGAAAACTGGAAACGCACTCAGGTCGAAGTTGCAGGCCTGATGAGCTTGTTTCGCCGTTACATCGTCAAAGAGACCAAGACCTTGAAAGATAACGGCATTCGGGTCCGTTTCATTGGGGATAGAGTTCGGCTGGATGCCAAGTTGACCGAGCTGATGGATACGCTTGAACGCGAAACACAGAACAATGACCTGGTTCATCTAACCGTTGCCTTGAACTATGGCGGTCGTGACGAGGTGGCGCGCGCGACCAGACGTTTGGCACGTGACGTTGCCGATGGCATTCTGCGCCCCGAGGACGTGGACGAGGAAACTCTGCCCAAATATCTGGACACGCGCGTTCTGCCAGACCCCGATTTGGTGATCCGTACCAGTGGTGAAGCGCGGATTTCTAATTTCCTGCTGTGGCAGTCTGCCTATTCCGAGTACGAATTCATCGATACTCTGTGGCCTGATTTCACCGCTGCAGAACTGGAACGGCTGTGCCGCAACTATGGATCGCGTGAACGGCGGTTTGGAGCGGTCCCGGCATGA
- the bamA gene encoding outer membrane protein assembly factor BamA, whose amino-acid sequence MTDSRRTGTYCGSRGRKNNILWQALTFFFLFATPGLLVLTQPAQAQSYTINSFEVEGNRRIETSTIIARTGIEPGQTVTAGQLNDAFQRLLDSGVFETVELTPRGSTLVIAVEEYPTINQISIEGNRRVKDDLLLEAISSQTRRVFTPQQAEADADLIAEVYSAQGRVSATVIPRIIRRSDNRVDLVFEVAEGTTIEVERVSFVGNRAFSDRRLRRVLETKQANILRTFLRGDTFIADRIEFDKQVIRDFYLSRGYIDFRVNSANVEFTRERDAFFLVMNVTEGQRFSFGQITTVSEIPGVDPAPYQAALKVKPGVIYSPTVLENSIARMERLGLKNGVDFLRVEPRVTRNPRDLTLDVQFVLTRGPRIFVERIDIEGNTTTLDRVIRRQFDTVEGDPFNPREIRQSAERIRALGFFSVADVETREGSSPSQVIVDVDVEEQPTGSLSLGGSYSVSDGFGIAIGLNESNFLGRGQNLGITLSTAQDSEQYVINFTEPYLLGRKLRFDLGLGLASTNSSFASYDTKTVFFRPQLSYAIGELSALRLRYGWDRSEMTQQSNERNGAVISSEIDQGKRTSSSLGVSYVYDSRIGGLNPTAGVLFEVGVDAAGLGGDNEFFKTTARAIAQKRVLNEEVVLRATLELGALNWTGDDFSRTLDRFVLGPSTFRGFEPAGIGPRDLSNGQDDAIGGNYYWVARFESDFPLGLPEELGLRGGVFYDVGNLYNLNNVNTAGADIVGESGSIRHVVGVSVLWETPFGPLRFNFSQALKKEDFDKEQSFDLTVQARF is encoded by the coding sequence ATGACTGACAGCAGGCGCACGGGCACATACTGCGGCTCGCGGGGGCGGAAAAACAACATTTTGTGGCAGGCACTAACGTTCTTTTTCCTTTTTGCTACACCGGGTTTACTGGTTCTGACGCAGCCCGCACAGGCGCAATCTTACACCATCAACAGCTTCGAAGTTGAGGGCAATCGACGGATCGAGACTTCGACGATTATCGCCCGCACCGGAATCGAACCGGGGCAGACTGTTACGGCAGGACAATTGAATGATGCCTTCCAGCGTTTGCTTGACAGTGGTGTTTTTGAAACAGTCGAACTTACACCGCGTGGCAGTACGTTGGTCATTGCGGTCGAGGAATACCCGACCATCAACCAGATCAGCATCGAGGGCAATCGCCGCGTAAAAGATGATCTCCTGCTCGAAGCGATATCGTCCCAAACCCGCCGCGTATTCACGCCTCAACAGGCCGAAGCGGACGCTGACCTGATTGCCGAAGTATATTCGGCGCAGGGCCGCGTATCCGCGACGGTTATCCCGCGTATCATACGTCGCAGCGATAACCGTGTCGATCTGGTGTTCGAAGTCGCCGAAGGAACGACAATCGAGGTCGAGCGCGTCAGTTTTGTAGGAAACCGCGCGTTTTCGGACCGTCGCCTGCGCCGCGTGCTTGAAACAAAGCAGGCGAACATTCTGCGGACCTTCCTTCGCGGCGACACCTTCATTGCCGACAGAATCGAATTTGACAAACAGGTGATCCGTGATTTCTACCTGTCACGCGGTTATATCGATTTTCGCGTCAATAGTGCCAATGTCGAATTCACCCGTGAACGGGATGCATTCTTTCTGGTTATGAACGTCACAGAAGGACAGCGGTTCTCGTTCGGTCAGATTACGACCGTCAGTGAGATCCCGGGTGTGGACCCGGCGCCTTATCAGGCGGCTCTGAAAGTCAAACCAGGTGTAATTTACTCTCCGACGGTGCTTGAGAACTCGATCGCGCGGATGGAGCGTCTGGGGCTGAAAAACGGCGTTGATTTCCTGCGGGTCGAGCCCCGGGTAACGCGTAATCCCCGCGATCTGACGTTGGATGTCCAGTTCGTGCTGACCCGTGGCCCGCGTATCTTTGTGGAACGCATCGATATCGAGGGGAACACAACCACGCTAGACCGTGTGATCCGCCGCCAATTCGATACCGTTGAAGGCGACCCCTTCAATCCCCGCGAAATCCGCCAGAGCGCCGAACGTATTCGCGCCTTGGGTTTCTTCTCGGTCGCTGATGTGGAAACCCGCGAGGGATCGTCGCCAAGCCAGGTCATCGTGGACGTGGATGTCGAAGAACAACCAACCGGTTCGTTGAGCCTGGGTGGTAGCTACTCGGTCTCGGACGGTTTCGGGATCGCAATCGGATTGAATGAATCGAACTTCCTCGGCCGCGGGCAAAACCTGGGTATCACGTTGTCGACAGCTCAGGATTCTGAGCAGTACGTTATCAACTTTACCGAGCCTTATCTGCTGGGCCGTAAGCTACGCTTTGATCTTGGGCTTGGTCTGGCCAGCACCAACTCGAGCTTTGCCAGCTACGACACAAAAACAGTGTTCTTCCGCCCACAGCTGAGCTACGCGATCGGTGAATTGTCGGCACTGCGTCTTCGCTATGGTTGGGATCGCAGCGAAATGACCCAGCAGAGCAATGAGCGGAACGGCGCTGTCATCTCATCAGAGATCGATCAGGGGAAACGAACCAGCAGTTCTCTGGGGGTGTCCTACGTATACGATAGCCGTATTGGTGGCCTGAACCCCACAGCGGGCGTCCTGTTCGAAGTCGGCGTGGATGCTGCTGGTCTTGGCGGGGACAATGAATTCTTCAAAACCACGGCACGGGCGATAGCCCAGAAACGCGTCCTCAACGAAGAAGTCGTATTGCGCGCGACGCTTGAATTGGGTGCACTGAACTGGACCGGGGACGATTTCAGCCGCACGCTCGACCGGTTTGTTCTAGGTCCTAGCACATTCCGCGGGTTTGAGCCTGCTGGTATCGGGCCGCGTGACCTTTCGAACGGGCAGGACGATGCCATCGGCGGCAACTACTACTGGGTTGCTCGTTTCGAATCGGACTTCCCGCTGGGGCTGCCCGAAGAACTGGGGCTGCGTGGCGGCGTCTTCTACGATGTTGGCAACCTCTACAATCTCAACAACGTCAACACCGCTGGCGCTGATATTGTTGGTGAAAGCGGTTCGATCCGGCATGTTGTAGGGGTATCCGTACTGTGGGAAACACCGTTTGGTCCGCTTCGCTTCAACTTCTCGCAGGCCCTCAAGAAAGAGGACTTCGATAAAGAGCAAAGCTTTGACCTGACCGTTCAAGCCAGGTTCTGA
- the dxr gene encoding 1-deoxy-D-xylulose-5-phosphate reductoisomerase: protein MRRVSIFGATGSIGQNTIDLIARNPNAYDVVALTGGRNVAQLARDAVRLDADVAVTAFDDKLDDLRDALAGSGVRAAAGQAALIEAGARPADWVMSAIVGSAGLAPGIEALKQGATLALANKETLVCAGPLVLETARAHGATLLPVDSEHSAVFQALVGEDMTSVERIIITASGGAFRDWPLGDLAKATVEQASSHPNWNMGQRITIDSASMFNKALEVIETKEYFGVNPSNIEVLVHPESIVHALVGFRDGALMAHLGAPDMRHAIGYALHWPERRDLPVARLDLAQLVQLRFHAPDEARYPALRLAREVMQRGGLSGAIFNAAKERALDHFIENRIRFLDMADTVSAVLERFEASDSLIDAPLTLDNVQQTDHLARQWVDETVLERAG from the coding sequence ATGCGAAGGGTATCCATATTTGGTGCGACTGGTTCCATTGGCCAGAATACGATTGATCTGATCGCAAGAAATCCGAATGCCTATGACGTCGTCGCGTTGACCGGTGGACGCAACGTCGCGCAGCTTGCACGCGATGCAGTGCGCCTGGATGCAGACGTGGCGGTGACTGCGTTTGATGACAAACTCGATGATCTGCGTGACGCATTGGCCGGCAGCGGAGTGCGAGCGGCTGCGGGGCAGGCCGCTCTGATCGAGGCCGGGGCGCGACCGGCGGATTGGGTGATGTCTGCAATTGTCGGTTCCGCAGGACTGGCTCCGGGGATCGAAGCGTTGAAACAAGGGGCGACACTCGCGCTTGCCAACAAGGAAACGCTGGTTTGTGCCGGGCCGCTGGTTCTGGAAACAGCTCGGGCGCATGGCGCCACGCTATTACCCGTGGATAGCGAACATTCGGCAGTTTTTCAGGCGCTTGTGGGCGAGGATATGACAAGCGTCGAACGGATCATTATCACCGCAAGCGGTGGAGCGTTCCGGGATTGGCCGCTTGGCGATCTGGCCAAAGCAACTGTTGAACAGGCATCGAGTCATCCGAACTGGAACATGGGACAGCGGATTACGATCGACAGCGCATCTATGTTCAACAAGGCATTGGAAGTTATAGAAACCAAAGAATATTTTGGCGTTAACCCATCGAATATCGAAGTCCTCGTGCACCCCGAATCCATCGTTCACGCACTGGTCGGATTTCGGGACGGCGCCTTGATGGCGCATCTGGGGGCTCCGGATATGCGCCATGCCATCGGGTACGCGCTGCATTGGCCCGAACGGCGCGATTTACCAGTTGCGCGTCTGGATCTCGCGCAACTGGTTCAGTTGCGATTTCATGCACCGGATGAAGCGCGTTACCCGGCTTTGCGTCTTGCCCGCGAAGTGATGCAGCGCGGCGGCTTGTCCGGTGCGATCTTCAACGCCGCCAAAGAGCGCGCATTGGACCACTTTATAGAAAACCGGATACGTTTTTTGGATATGGCAGACACGGTGTCGGCCGTGTTGGAGCGTTTTGAGGCTTCAGACAGCCTGATTGATGCACCATTGACCCTTGATAATGTACAGCAAACGGACCATCTCGCACGTCAGTGGGTCGATGAAACCGTATTGGAACGAGCAGGATAG
- the rseP gene encoding RIP metalloprotease RseP has product MDILSLIPQFGNLLYTIIAFVIALSVIVAVHEYGHYIVGRWSGIHAEVFSIGFGPVLWSRVDKRGTRWQVALLPFGGYVKFLGDANAASGKDVDAMSEISAQSPEELRRTMHGAPLWARAATVAAGPVFNFVMSILVFGLIFWSQGVSREPLTVGALQPLPGTIQGLQEGDEIIAIAGIPTPDFDDASNWSDFINSLPVEPELDYTVIRDGETTDVVAPWLFPPLIQQVTPRSAAMDIQLQQGDVITAVDGDPIFAFEQLKEHVEGSNGRVLLLDVWRDGADLEFALAPRRTDEPTSDGGFITHWRIGIVGGMMIDPETVPAGIWDSIEGGVVQTGRIIEGSLSGMWHMITGAISTCNISGPIGIAETSGAMASQGAQNFIFFIAVLSTAVGLLNLFPIPALDGGHLLFYAYEAVSGRPPSDKALRVLMGVGVTLILSLMLFSVSNDLFC; this is encoded by the coding sequence TTGGACATACTCTCTTTGATCCCGCAATTTGGCAATCTGCTCTACACGATAATAGCCTTCGTTATTGCGCTTTCAGTGATTGTCGCGGTGCACGAATACGGCCACTACATCGTTGGTCGGTGGTCTGGCATTCATGCCGAAGTGTTCTCGATCGGTTTCGGCCCGGTTCTATGGAGCCGCGTAGACAAGCGCGGCACTCGCTGGCAGGTCGCGCTGCTGCCATTTGGCGGTTATGTCAAATTCCTGGGGGATGCCAATGCCGCGTCCGGCAAAGACGTAGACGCGATGAGTGAGATCTCTGCACAAAGCCCGGAAGAGCTGCGCCGCACCATGCACGGCGCCCCGCTTTGGGCGCGTGCGGCTACTGTTGCGGCAGGGCCAGTCTTTAATTTCGTGATGTCGATATTGGTGTTTGGCCTGATTTTCTGGTCGCAGGGTGTTTCCCGTGAACCTTTGACAGTTGGTGCACTGCAGCCGTTGCCTGGTACAATTCAGGGTCTGCAGGAGGGCGATGAGATTATCGCCATCGCAGGCATTCCAACACCGGATTTCGATGACGCAAGCAACTGGTCCGATTTCATCAATTCGCTGCCTGTAGAACCAGAGCTGGACTATACGGTTATCCGAGATGGAGAGACCACTGATGTCGTGGCACCTTGGCTCTTTCCACCGCTAATCCAACAGGTTACGCCGCGCAGTGCAGCGATGGACATACAGTTGCAGCAAGGCGACGTAATCACGGCGGTAGACGGTGATCCGATCTTTGCGTTCGAGCAGCTTAAAGAACATGTCGAAGGATCGAACGGGCGCGTATTGCTGCTGGATGTATGGCGCGACGGGGCGGATTTAGAATTTGCACTTGCGCCCCGACGCACCGACGAGCCGACGTCCGATGGTGGTTTCATCACCCATTGGCGCATCGGTATCGTCGGCGGCATGATGATCGATCCCGAAACCGTTCCAGCGGGCATTTGGGATTCGATCGAAGGTGGCGTGGTCCAAACCGGGCGCATCATCGAAGGCTCACTGTCGGGAATGTGGCACATGATCACCGGAGCGATCAGCACCTGCAACATTTCCGGGCCGATCGGTATTGCCGAAACCTCGGGTGCTATGGCCAGCCAGGGAGCACAGAACTTCATCTTCTTCATCGCCGTATTGTCAACGGCGGTCGGGTTGCTGAACCTGTTCCCGATCCCAGCCTTGGATGGGGGACATTTGCTATTCTACGCTTATGAAGCTGTGTCTGGCAGACCACCCAGTGATAAAGCGCTGAGGGTACTGATGGGGGTCGGTGTCACGCTAATCCTGTCATTGATGCTTTTCTCGGTCAGTAATGATCTGTTCTGCTGA